The genomic region gatataatttaaaatgtactTCAAATCcaaaaaagtaatatatatagatatatatatatatatatatatattatgttaaaaaagtaaaatatatttggaaaaattacatttaaggtcactaaattattaataagtttacattttgattacttaactttaaaagttataaaaatagttaatgagctattcaaaagttttcatttaaatcactgGATTATTCAAATTGTTGTTGCATGACCTTCTCAATTTGCAACCCTTACAACAATTAAAAGTTTTCCTTCCCCTTCTTTTctacaattcaattattttttcatgaaacaactttgagtGTTTTGAATTTACGAATCAAAGtctaaacaactttcttctccaATCTCTGATATTGATTGTCAGATCGACTTGAATGTAATATATGTTATACTTTTTGATGGGTCATAGAATTGCTTCTTGGAGCTCACTAACcggactttaaaaaaaaaactttaataaccCAGTGACTGAAACAAAAACCTTTGAACAGTTcagtgatttaaatgaaaactccCGAATAGTTTAGAGTTTTGTAACTTTCTAAACTTGGGtgatcaaaacataaacttattgaTAATTTAGTGACCTAAGGTTTAATTCACCCTATACATTTAATATGAATAGTATTATTTGTTGAATCAAATAATAAAGAGCTCGATGTCTCTTAACTAAAATCTCAAGTTCAAATATTATGAATTGAGAAAACAACATTAGAAAAGCTTCAAAACCTAATTTTActacaaatatcaaaatatctCAATATAAATATCTCCAAACGGACAATTGGTGTTTGCTTTTAGGATGACCATGATATAGTCACTACTATATAAACCAGACACTCAAGTTGTCCTTCAATGCAACCCCTCCTTCAAGTAAAGAGAAAAAACCAAATCCATGGGAAGCTTCATTTCATCATCTATTCTCCTTCTCTTCCTATTATTTCCCACCATCATTCAACATGCCAAGCCGGCCATGTCTCTCCCTTTGTCAACGAATTCACGTTGGATCGTGGACGAGGAAGGGCGGCGTGTGAAGCTAGCATGCGTGAACTGGGTGTCACACCTCGAACCAGTGGTTGCAGAAGGGCTGAGCAAGCAGCCAATGGATATGATAGCCAAACGGATTGTGACAATGGGGTTCAATTGCGTTAGGTTCACTTGGCCACTGTTTCTGATCACCAATGACTCTTTAGCCTCTATCACCGTTAGACAATCGTTTCAAAGACTTGGTCTGCTTGAATCCATCGCTGGAATCCAATCCAACAACCCTTCCATCATCGACGTTTCCCTCATCAAAGCTTACCAGGTATCTAAATTTTTCACTCCTTGTTTTCTCCGATTAGATCGCCatattaaagaaagaaaaaaaagaagctgaagaaattaagaaaatgaaactTTTTGGAGACCCAACTCTCAAACAAACTCAAACGTTGCAGCTATCTTGTTAAGGTTATCTCAAACTTTACGGAATTAATTGATTAAGGCTTATCCAAAGTCTCCAAACTAACCAATAAATCgatgagtttttcttttttactttttctcaacATTTTCTTGTATGATGTGGCCGACATGCGGTTGCTTTCCTAATAGTTTATAGGAAACACTTGGTCAAAATACGATGATAGTTACAAATATATTCGTGATTGGTAAGAAATATGGTGTTGTAGTTAAAAGAATTAACCTTTACTCGCATTATTTGCCCTTAATGATTTAAATATCAATTGACTTTGACTACCCATCTCTTTGTGTGTGGCTTTCTCTTATTTATATATGGtgtttagaatttattttttttatttaaagaaatttaaggtttaaaaattaaattaaattaaattaaattattaaatttaaatttattttaatttctaattttatttcattacataaccatttaacaaaataaaaattaaatttcaaattttctaagggtagtttgttgttattttattaataaaaattcttaatgagtttCTTATCAAGGGAATCATATATTTCAGGCAGTGGTGTCTAGCCTTGGAAAGAACGATGTAATGGTCATACTTGACAATCACTTAAGCAAGCCCGGTTGGTGTTGCAGTAACTTCGATGGCAATGGTTTCTTCGGTGATCAGTACTTCAACCCTGATCTATGGATCACTGGGCTGACTCGGATGGCCACCCTATTCAATGGTGTCACCCATGTGGTTGGCATGAGCTTGAGAAATGAGCTCAGAGGCCCCAAACAAAACGTAAATGATTGGTACAGGTAAAAAAAGCTCCTCTCTCGCAAAATCAGATTTGGAAAGGGTGAAAAAAAATGGGAAACTCATTGCAGTTATGTTGATGAAATGAGTTATAGGTACATGCAGAAAGGAGCGGAGGCAGTTCACTCAGCAAACCCAGATGTTCTAGTTATACTTTCTGGGTTGAGTTACGACAGTGACCTGTCATTCATCCAAAATCGACCAGTACAGCTCAGTTTTAGTGGGAAACTAGTATTTGAGGTGCACTGGTATGGCTTTTCGGATGGGCAGGCATGGGTAACTGGTAACCCGAACCAAGTGTGTGGCAGAGTGGCGAAAGACATGATGAGGAGATCAGGGTTTTTGGTGGATCAAGGATATCCCTTGTTTGTGAGCGAGTATGGGGTGGACCAAAGAGGAACCAATGTCAATGACAACAGGTACTTGAACTGCTTCTTAGGCGTAGCAGCTGAGCTTGACCTGGACTGGGCATTGTGGACACTGGTTGGGAGCTATTATCTCAGAGAAGGCGTCATTGGGTTAAACGAGTACTACGGGGTCTTGAACTATAACTGGTGTGAAACCAGGAATTCAAGCTTCATTGAGAGAATTTCAGCTCTCCAGTCTCCTTTCCGTGGTAAGCAAACCCTATATTAATTTGCCTTCCCTTCATACAGTTTCTTGAACAATGAACCCCATTGTTTGATTCTTCCACCATGGCATGCAGGTCCAGGTCTATCAGAAACCAAACTGCATAAAGTCATCTTCCATCCCTCAACGGGGCTTTGTGTCATAAGGAAATCATTTCTTGACCCTTTGTGCTTGGGTCCCTGTGCCGACTCTGAATCTTGGAGCTACTCCTCAGACAAGACTTTGGTAGTAAAAGGAACTTATTTCTGCTTACAAGCAGATGAATCCGGGACACTGGTGAAACTCGGTATCTTCTGCAGTGACTCGAATTCAAAATGGGAAATGATAGCTGATTCCAAGATGCACCTCTCATCTAAGCTTAGAAATGGCAAATCCATTTGCCTTGATGTAGACTCCAGCAATGCTATCGTCACAAACAGTTGCAAATGCATAAGTAAAGATAACACATGTGACCCTGCGAGCCAGTGGTTCAAACTCGTGGACAGCACAAGGAGCAGAAGTGAGGAACGATCCTTCTTACATTTTGACTCCATCTTCGACTTGCCCGGAAAGGGTTTCCTCTCGAACCTTATGGTTGGCTCGatataaaaagtttttatttatttctgtaaaaatagaatgtcggtaatgataatatatcgcaaagaaaagagaaataaaaaataaaaaacacacagatttttacatggaaaccctttcgggaaaaaaccacaggtagaggagaagaaagtTCACTATAtagaattcgaataattacaagaggagtagactatgtctatttataggcttgtaaaatcatattctaatagaagtgtagtaagattgaaacaccttattctaatcaatatcaaatagatggagtttaataaggtttaaaaaaccttattctaaaataaaataaaaaaagtgtagttctatatgaattttacttttattttattttaccactgtattttatttaaataaggattcgagtcactcaattctaacaatctccaccttgacacgaattctcaataCACAAGTTCTTCAccgcgaactctcaacgaacaagttcttcacctattccataaaaccccttaagggtttaacttcaacaatgaacaccaaccaagtctaagcaatgctcaaacttggttatagg from Gossypium raimondii isolate GPD5lz chromosome 1, ASM2569854v1, whole genome shotgun sequence harbors:
- the LOC105785830 gene encoding glycosyl hydrolase 5 family protein; this translates as MGSFISSSILLLFLLFPTIIQHAKPAMSLPLSTNSRWIVDEEGRRVKLACVNWVSHLEPVVAEGLSKQPMDMIAKRIVTMGFNCVRFTWPLFLITNDSLASITVRQSFQRLGLLESIAGIQSNNPSIIDVSLIKAYQAVVSSLGKNDVMVILDNHLSKPGWCCSNFDGNGFFGDQYFNPDLWITGLTRMATLFNGVTHVVGMSLRNELRGPKQNVNDWYRYMQKGAEAVHSANPDVLVILSGLSYDSDLSFIQNRPVQLSFSGKLVFEVHWYGFSDGQAWVTGNPNQVCGRVAKDMMRRSGFLVDQGYPLFVSEYGVDQRGTNVNDNRYLNCFLGVAAELDLDWALWTLVGSYYLREGVIGLNEYYGVLNYNWCETRNSSFIERISALQSPFRGPGLSETKLHKVIFHPSTGLCVIRKSFLDPLCLGPCADSESWSYSSDKTLVVKGTYFCLQADESGTLVKLGIFCSDSNSKWEMIADSKMHLSSKLRNGKSICLDVDSSNAIVTNSCKCISKDNTCDPASQWFKLVDSTRSRSEERSFLHFDSIFDLPGKGFLSNLMVGSI